In the Osmia bicornis bicornis chromosome 6, iOsmBic2.1, whole genome shotgun sequence genome, CATTCAGAGTGCAGCATGTATCAATCTAGTTGAGAATAGCCACACTAACCGCTAAACCGGTTACAAATGATGCAAggaaaaaatgcaattctgAAATTTGAAGTGACTTATCACCAGTCATAGAGTAGTACCAACGTCGTGTACGAGATTCGCCATTTTTCAACAACTGTTCAGCTTTATCTAGTTTTTTATCAACATATCTCTCGACCTGAAACAACAAGTTTTGTTACtgatataaatcatttattattaacgtTTCAAAATATACTTACAAATATCATACAATTTATACAAAAGATTGATACAGATAAAAAATACTTCGTAACACACGAAAAGAAAGTAagattaaattgtaattattctatttattataagaTATAACTAActatttacaatatttctattgccttttgttattttttttctgttacGCATAATAATGctttaatttatatacatacttGCGCAATTAAGaactaaaataattattgataattaCTAAATATATAGAAACTTCTTAATGCACAtgcatatttcttaaaagcgttgaattttaatcatGTACACATAAAATACAGCAATACTTGTACCGCGTAAGACTACAAACTTGGACGTCAAAATATTGAAACAAAAATGTTTTCTTatagtttaaataattttactaatttcaattatgaaatttctttGATTCTTAAGTACCAGTAAAGGCAAACAATGATATTCAATACATAATGCTAACataaaaaaacagaaaaaaaatattattccttTTTCTGTATGAATTTAAGTTATTCTTTTATTCAGGATGCTAAGCCAATAATGAAACCACCAATGAAACTCGTTGCCACAAATGAATTGTATTTACTCCATTTTCCTACCTGTAAAcaatgtaaatattatatcCATAGATACTAAAATACTAATATTAAAGatgttaaaattataaagaacATCTTGCCTTATCAAGAAGCTTTGGTCCTTCGCCGGTaactttttcttctactttatcTGTAAGCTTTTCAGCTttcttttgaattttatcCCAGTTGATTCTTATGTAACCTTGATGCGCTGCAATTTGCAACATTATAATTCCACCACCAACTGCAACTGCAGCTATTTTTCCAACCTTCATTGTTACAAAACCAGTAAGCCTATAAGAgatatttaatagaaattgGATTAACATCTCTGagtgtatttataaatatagaaaattctattatacatatacgcatatgtatataatgctaaCCATCCTGATGCTGTTCcaataataatttgtttagTAGCGGATGTCTTGCTCACATCTCCTAAAATCTTATCTATTATACCTTTTGCTTCTTTAGAAATATCAATActactttcttctttgttaGCATCATTTTTGCTTTTCTTTGTTGCTGGTAGACTCATTTTAATACTGAAACGATATATTAGTCATATCTTTTTGtactataaaataatttttaattcaatggTAAATAATCGAAAATTCTTCCGATCATTAATAAAACATAAGTATAAATACTATTATCCCGTCTTTAAATATCAGCGTCACTAAGTCATTCTTTGATTATTCGTCAGAACAGAAATATATCGATGAGTACATTGCCAagaatttgtaataataaacgTTATTTTAGAACAAATTATCattgtttttttgttttgttttaaatgaactatttatgttatttaaaagGCCTATAAGCTATCGAATAACAATAATGAATTTCGAAATACGATGAAAAACAAAAACCATCTACCGTTTAAACAATTTTGTTCCTTTCGACTTAAGGGTATTCTTGTGCAGTTTGGGCATGATATAGTTTAGGCGTGTccttaaattatataatatttcatgGTGGTTAATATTTCACGTATATAGCTCACCTAATggattaattacaaaaatatttaataaaataaatgactTTGCGCATAAACCGATCTGACAGATTGAAATCTCCGGTACTTTGCAACGATCACTTTTAGTTTCGGCTACTGTAAGACGTTGCAATAACGAAATGTCCCACACACCGTCAAAGTTTATCatcttatacatatataatatacatatattccgtATATTCCATTTCACGAGAGACTCACTAGGTTTAGGAAAATTCCTATCCACATGTGCGGTTCTGCAATATTTTTTTGTCACTCTATTTAATTCTCAAATTCaagttatatttttatacttggTTACTTTCCAGCGTTTAAATGGTTCTTGATATGCAATAAAATCGAACGAAGAATGAGAATTTTCGCGCCATTCTAGGACGTGATAGAGCAACGTATTCTATATGGACGGAATTCTAATTCGACGTGAACCATCGTAATGGTCTTCCGTCGCGTGATTCGCCATCCTGGTTTAACCTGATTGCCGCTTCTAAAAACTTATCGTCCCGATGAGGTGACGAGTTGTCGAGAGTGTAAATTCTAAAAACTCTCAGATTTTCATGTAAAGCGGCCTGTTCTACGTGTAAACATGTGTCGTTTCTGTTTTTAATGAGTATATTTACCGAGTGTGAAAATGGCCCAGGAGACTGACGATATCAATTTGACTCCCCAAGAATTACAGATACTATCTGAGTTAGACAGGTAATTTTTAACCAGATCAAATCTGTAACAATAAACCTCATGCCAGTTTCTTAATTCTTCGTGTGCCAATTGTATTTTACGCGTAtagttttcaaaatataaccTAAAAGGTTGTTTGACAGAATAGGCGCGTAATTTGATCGGTTCATTTAAACGCACGTACCGTATGTACAGTTTATTGATATTTGTTTCAAATGTTTGAATGCaccatatttaattaaatattacatattaatCTATTGTGCTTTCATAAATTCTGTTATAATTAGTTAAACAAgttattaagaaaaatgatttatttaatgagtgttgaaatagaaatattaacaatGTGTTCTTTTCAATGTGTTTACAGTAGGCAGTTtggatttttaaaattaaactcacCAGAACAATCAAAGAAAAAAGCTTTAGTGGTACGTGCAATTAAATATCTCGAAAGAATGCTAGTTCAGGCACAAGCTGAAAAACAACGTAGAAAAGCGGACAGTACAAAAATAAACCCCGATGAATTAAAAGATGACGACGAAGATAAGGGAATCAGTATCGATCCTAAAACATACTGCAAGCTGGGacattttcatttacttttgGAGGACTATAGCAAAggtaatgaattatttatattaatctCTTGTtagtttatatttatattctacTTTACCAATTTCTACTTTAAACTTCTGTTTTAACAGCTATGTCAGCATATCAGAAGTTTTACTCTTTAAAAGGAGACTACTGGAAAGATGCCTCATTTTTGTACGGACAAGGACTTGTCTATTACCACTTCAATGCTTTTCAATGGTAAGTGATTTTTCTTGactatttattaatattttcaatgcGTGCATGAATTATTTACAACTACCAAGAGAGTTAAAAAACAGATTTTAAACTTTTCACCGTACTCGTAGTTTGAAAAAACACAAGAAAATAGTGTGAGTAAAAATGTGTACAGGAAAATATTGTTGTTCACCTTGAGAAGGGGACGACGACCCCTTAGACGATGTACACATAGGGTTCATCGTTCTCATCgtgtatcttttatttttttaatttcgcgCGAAATTCTGTAGCGCCATCTATGCGAAAGAGGCTGGAGTAAATGCGGCGGATTTACATTTCGCGTTGATAAGTTAGATTTCTGTTTTATCGATTAAATTCgaattctatttatattttatattttatcgacgttgttaattaacttttcaaaattttaatgttttgtaaattgtatttcttttgttctttcatttcataaataatCACTTAGATACAGAATTTGTTATCGACAAGACTATATGTTTGATAATGAAAGtagttaaaattattatatgttattttgtgtgatgttaaattaattattagttatttgttagagaaaaataaataagataaattgcaaattaaataGTTTCTCTTAAATAAATCGCCACATGTTTCGAAAAAGTAGTTTCAGCCTTTttcgtatagatggcgcttgggtcaaatttaaaaaatatttgctttATTGCGGTCTTTTTAGAATACGTGTTTGTcaattgttttaataatttttcgatCTTGTGCTGATTTTGACTGATTTCTAGAAAAATAGAATCGATAGGAGTTTAAATTATGTCTTTTTAATTCTGAGTGCGAGGTATGGTAGAAGAGATACTGGTAAAACAGGCGCAACTGTTATACCAGTTGTGCTCTGTACCCGCAGGCCTAAATTTACTTTGGGGTGTTTGGGACCCCCAAAATCATAATCCCTCGTGAACAAAAGACCCCGTCTTTCTGTATATCGGTAATCATTGTTGTAGCGAAGTGACGCAAGTGCCTACGTGCCGAACAGTTTCAAAGTTATGGCGACTAGGAAACTGGGCGGGAGAGAAGTGAAACATGTACATTTGTTCTATTCCAATGactaaaataacaatttagaTTCCTTATATCTTGTATACACGACACTATAGCactaaataatattattaatcatttGTACATATCCGTAAAATTGCACTTTGTATACAATTTTCCCATGGAAGTACTTACGTACCATATCCATATTTACACatgtatgtatttttattcacACGATAAATTAGAAATCATTGAATCTTTATCAATGTATCATTAAAATTGACGACATTGATAAAGTTATTTAAAGGAAGATTTTTGTAGACTATTACATTTAAAATCGCTTTAGCAACTGTCGATTATACTACACGACGATCGATTTAATGTAGCCGGTCAGGAAATGTAGTTTAACCTTAATCAACATCAATTATTTCGAGTATAGATATGCTCGAATCTCATTACGTTCCATCGAATGCAAGTAATATGACATTTAAGCGTTTTCAAATTGAGAAATCGAATTGTTCTCATCTATTCTTCATCGGGTATTTGAAAATAACTGAGAAGATCGTATCGCCGTCAAATATCAGTTTAATATGATTAGGTTCGTCATTCTCGAGCAACTTCGTGTCAGTGACCGACCAGGTGAAAAGTTTTAACGTCGTATTCTAACAGTATCCAACAATCAGTGTTATTAGACGAGATTTTTTCAACTTTATATTAACAATGCGTCAAAATGTAATTCAATGTATCCGAATACGTAACAGTATTGTTGCTGTTGACTTGACATTTCCTGTCAGGCAATCGGCTTTATAGACGGTTAGGAGTGGGAATATCGATTTCCTGTTCAACCCTCCTTAACTCAGATGGGTGTAAGATTTCCATGAAACGAAAGCTTACAGAGGACTTCCTTTCGATCTTTCAGCATTCCACTTTATTATGGTTACACGTAACCGTTATCAATTTCCTTGATTGACAGCTTCTCGCGTCTTTCCTTCGATCGATAATGTTTAACTATCGAACGGCGCGGCGGCCCGCTAAAATGGCgccaatttcaatttaactttagatCGTTTCacatttcttcaattttttctttttattattctacCGTTTGCACATTAACGAGAGAGGTTTCACACTTGACTTAGGTAGATTCAATTTTACATGGTTCGATTTTACGGTGGTGCATGAACTGCACAAATTACTTTATGGCGGGGGCCATAAAGGGCCCGCACGAAGGTCCTGTACTGTATACCTGGTAGTATACAGAGCTCTGGACAGAGCTCTGCAGAGccgaaaaataatttaatattgtagGAAATAAAAGACGTATTAACTGACGTTTCCAGAATATTCTGGATTCCACTGCTGAGGGCAGGGGGGTCGCAAGGGGTCCGCGGCGCGTTCGACCACGAAAAATCAACGATCAATTGACGACGACGTACGAGGAATAGACATAACCTTGCGACCTGCGACGAAAGATAATAGTTTTATTCATAGCTTACGTAGTTTTACAGTTTATAATTAGTTTAGGCACCTAGAGTTAATAAAACTCTAggaatatatttctttttcaagaTATGAAATAGGTAGTTATTTTTCACTGACTAAAGCCATTTAGGCCTTTTTTTATTAGTACTTTTTCTCtgactaacctaacttaacctaaCTTTTTTCTATCTAATCGAAACTAAAAGAAAGCTCCCGCTGCTGATCGAACGGGTTAGAGGTTATACTGGCTCCTTCGTGCGGGCCCTTTATGGCTCCACCATAAACTGCCATAAAGTAATTTATGCAGTTCGAGGCCCGCCGATTTTACGCGGACGGTGTACAGGGAAAAAGATTTTCGACTCATTAAAAAGCTTCGCGCTCGAATAGCGTGTTTCATCCACTCTGTGATTAACGAGAGGCTACTGCTACGGATTTTACACTGAATCCTCCCAATACATTTGTTACCATGCATTGCACATCTCGTGTAATCTACATTCACGTGTTGAATGAACGCACGTTTTGTCATCGCAAATGTATTCATACTTGAAATATATTCTTTTAGCGTTGCCCGTCGCGTTAATCGGTAAAATCAtttctgaaaaattgaattcctgataaattgaaatgtttGCACTCGTTCAGTTGGTAATCTTATCAATATGATTGTGAAAACGATTAGGTCTTAATCGTTTCTCAGTGTGATTGATTATTTCATGCTTAAGATGGGTAAAATTTGTTTGATGTCATTTCTGCTTTATTATCATTTAGAAAGAAACAATTATACGGCAATTACGTATTATAGAATGTCTTTCGTCTTTGTCTTATTCGATAAACCGCAGACTTATTCAGCGAGTGAAATTGAATGGAAAATCCTCTCTTTGTGGATGCATGAGGCGGTTTCCTTGGATATATTGGGTTTCAAAGCGTCCGTTCAGGTGTGCACAGTAAGAAGTAACTAGCAGCAATTATTTGTTGACCAGTCGAATAAGAAGACTAGATTAGCAAAGATAGTATACGAGTAGTTATTTTATCAAAAGTCCACTTCTATATCGTTGTCGAACAGGAAGGGGAGCTGCAACAACCCCTTTCTTCGATCAGCCAATCTTTTTTCGCTATTTCACCCCTGGCATTGAATGGAGCCAAATCTCCCTAAGGGTGATTCACATGACGCGTGACTCGCCACTTTTCTAATCACTTCTACTTACGCGTCTAACTGTATATGTATTCATATGCAGCCATTATGCACCTTTCTGTAAGAAAATGCAACATCCAGGCTGCTGGACAATGTCGCCTGTCGTCGCCTTTCGGGGTCCTAAGCGTGGGATCGTCCTTCGAGGGTCCTGGCATTAGAGGACATTTTTGGGACCGTTAGGACATTCGAGTGTACCGGATTCAAGCGTCCGTTTAGCTCCTTCAACTAGGTAAAAGTAGAGCGAGATTCGCTTTAAAACCAACCCCGGTCAGACCGGAagtggcaaaaaaaaaatcggcCATTCGTTGAGATTTTGACCCATTAAACACAATGGCGCaagaaaattaatgtattgaaaattaagtatttctatttttaacaaGGTAAAGCGAACTAGAGCGAGATTCGCTCTAGAGCCAACTCTTTTTCGGCCATTTCCGGTCAGGCCGGAAgtagcaaaaaaaaaagaaaattttcagcCATTGAGATTTTGACCCATTAAACACAATGGCGCaagaaaattaatgtattgaaaattaagtatttttatttttaacaagcTAAAATGAACTAGAGCGAGATTCTCGCTAGGAACTCTCGATTTCCGGTCAAGCCGGAagtggcaaaaaaaaaaagaaaattttcggCCATTCGTTAAGGCAAAAAATTTTTCGATAACTCTTACCGTTCGGCCTGTACAAAAGTGACAAAAAGTTTAAATGCTTTCTTACATTTCGCCCATTCTTACATTTCTGTTTTTTATCATATCGATTTGCGTACTTTACACCTATCCATTTGTCTATGCCTCAACAATCATAACGAAACATAACTAGTTCTCTCTGTTATTTTATACATACTTGTTTAACCAGCTTTGGTCGGTTATGAAATGTATCTATAGTTACCCAAGTTAGTAGCTATCATAATAGTTGCAATAGTATAATGGTAACGATTAAATTACTGGATTGTTATTTTTAGTTTGAATTCGTAACTGGGATAAAAGAGGGACGTCTGTCGGGTAGGTTTTCGGTGTAatcggtggtggtaaggttcGTCGGAACGGCATGGCAGTTGGGACATTCTGTCCGCCATGGGAGAGTGGAGTTGAGTCACGTGCAACGCATAGAGATGCGTTGCAGACGATCGATTTTACAACCTCTCCTTCTACGCACGTGTTAGCTCGTGTATAGTCACACATCGAACTACATATTTCAGCTTGTTACATATCAAACGGCCGATTCAGTAACATAGAAATCTATTATATATTAGCTTTCAGCTTTATTCATCGTTTGTTCCAAGTAGTCATAAGAAAACGACGGTAAAGAATGCGTTCTTCGAACACGAATCAAATTGCATCGGATGCACAACTGCAGCCAGGTGTTTCTGAAAGTATACTCGTCGGACGTGTATAACCGCACGTCCACCTTATCTATACATCTTGACTTACTTGCTTTCAATATTATAGTAAAACTTGAAACTTTTTAGCGACAGTGTACTTACAGTGGgttacaaaattattcgctcaccgtttaaaacagaatacctcatttaaaattggaccaaatgacttgaggtttctcgagaagctatacaaattaatttgctAAGATATTTtgctgttttaaaaaattacaatttgttgaaatcgtgaaaaaaaatagcGAAGGGtcatttttcaacttttttatgtgagcctataatgaaattttaaaatatgacatttgtaaatttaacaCATTGTTGACCGgtaattttacaataataatactgGATATTGTAAAAATGACTTGGAAGTTacgagtaattaaaattttcgaaaatcgcgatttttggaaattttaattacctaTCTGGAACTTCTAagtgcattgaccgatctcgatggaATTTAATACATTGTTGACCGGcaattttacaataataatacgggatgtaaaaattttacattattccATATTATCCTGGGTTTCGAAAATTAAAGTAGTCGATGTAAAAATCgcgatttttggaaattttaattacctaCCTGGAACTTTTAATCTCGATGGAATTTTCAGCGCACCTtatttgaatctacgaaagacatattttaaattttcattataaactcacaaaaaagttgaaaaattacccttcactatattttttcactacttcaacaaattgtaattttttaaaacgacaaaagcaaaTATCTTAGCAAAttgtatagcttctcgagaaataccaagtcatttggtcaaattttaaataagatattctgttttaaacggtgagCGAATACTTTTGCGACCCACTGTATGTACTTATGTTCCTTTGCAATGGCATGCACGTATGCAGAGTAATGCAAGCATTGGAGAAACTTAAAAGGCAGATACGTGCCCGTATAAAATTCACCGACGACAACGGACAATTAATTTGAATACTTATCTTTCCAATTGGCCACGTGTTTCGATGCGGGGAATGAAAGTAAGGAAAAGAGTCCTTACGCGGTGCTTGGTTTCGCGTTTACTCGCCCTTATTCGCCCTTATCGCGTGGGGTAGCCACCTTGCACGTGAGACTTCTCATGAGTTAGCACACGTGTGTTTATGCCGTTGCACAAACGATATGCCTGCACACTCGCGTTGCACCCTGTCGCGAATACGTTCAGCAAGGTGCATGCAACCTTTGACCCAGATCGTACGATCGATATTCCCTGGCCCACATACGCTTCTACggattaatatattttttttctccttttttatttttcatcgatcCCTCTCCCTTTCCGCGAACTTCACGGCTCGACATTTTTCCAATTCAACTGTTCACGATACAAGTATCGGTTCAAGAACCGGCGCTGATTCCGATCGACGTTATCAATAGcaataagagaaaaatttgaaaaaggtTTCGCTTAAGGCAGAATAAAAATCAGTTCGTCTCGTTAACCCTCTGCGTCGCGCGTCGTTAGCTGTATCAACCGGTCGACAAGGATGCAAATGAACAGCGATTAACGACGGTGGGCTTAATCGAATCACCAAGTGGCACGTAAGGTCCCTTCGCTCGAACGACTCTGGTCAAGGTTTCCGTTGATACCGTCCCGTGTCCCGTGAACCCCGCGACCGGATGGCAATGACCTCTATTCGCAACAGTATCATCGCCGTCGCGTTTTGGATCGGTAGATTCGCCACCTTCCGCGTGTCAAGTGGATCGTGCAACAGCCTAGCCGGTTGGGCTTCTTCGGGGCTGCGCGTTCCTCTACACGGATCGCACGAAAGCGTTACCGTACGAGAAGCTGGTGGGACAACGAGGACGACGACGTCGACAGCGGGCGGCAGGGAGTCGTCTCGGTATTACTTCGCGGATCGTTCGGCGAGGTCATGGTCAGCCGGCGTGCTGAAACCGAGAGTCAACAAACTCTGGCCAGCGACGAAGCGAGGCTGCGGGGCTGCGAGTCAGCCAACCGATCGGCAAGAGGTACCAGTCGGCCATTTAAAGGCAACTACACGATTCGATACAATGTAGCGGAAACAATGCGTTCAGACATCAGCGGTCAGAGTCAGCTAGCCTCTACCGGTTCTTCTTTCCTGAATGATATTGTGTCGAAACATTGTGCCAAAGTGTGTACCGGGTTTAATCGAACAGTTAGACGGCCAACCCAAACGTAACCCTTTCCTGTTCGTTGAACCGTGAGTACCCCGAGGAAGAAGCCGCTCACTGCTAGCGGATTCTCCGTGTACCCTTTCCTTCTTTAACCTTCTTCTCTTCCcgttttctcgtttctctttccTATTCACGACTTTCCACGCTAAATATAATGCTCGATCATTATTTATAGCTGGAATGTTGTTGCGTGAGCTGGTGTGTACCTATCATCCTCGGCAGGTGCGGCATTTGTAGCGATCCTGAAACGGCCATGATATTCGTGATCTTCTTGGAATAAAGATGATGATATCCGAACGGCCTTCGTGCTACTAAACTGTAATTTAAGGAGAAGCAGGATTGGAACAGCCCGGTCCGGTGGTGGTCCGCTTGGACTTAAGATTCTTAGGTAGTTACGGCACATTGGGGCTTACACTGTAGAATAATTGCTCTCGGTACCGTTGTATTTATTTAGTTTCAAGGAACGATGCCTCGTGTAATACTTTGTATTCTCCTCGCATTTCCCGGTGTTTAGTAGGCTTTCGGTGCACGCGTGTACCCGTTTTCACACGCATCAAAGTGTACCTTCCTATATCTTCTGACAAGTTAGAACGTCACGGGTAGGGTGTGCCTACCAGCGGAAGCGCACGACCTTCGGAATACCGATAATCATAAGGGGGGCATGAAAAGTAATAACGTTAGAAAATCATCAACTCTAGCGAGTGCAACATCGGTGAAAGATAGCGTTAGGTCAATTTTTCGAACGATAACCTCTTCGTTCCAGAAGAGACATTGCTCCATTTATCATGGAGAAAAGAGAATCTGTATTTACGTATCGTGTTGGTGTATAGGGTATCCGTATGCTACCGCGTATACCAGTATACAGCCCGAGGCATAGCGAGTTTATCGACATTGGTACTAGTGACGTCGCGATTCGCGGTAGCAGCGCCCTGCACGAGCCCGTCCCTCCGCGAGCTCTGACGTCATTGGGTAGCGGGGCGAGATTCGGACCAATGACAGTACGCCACGTCATAGCCAGCCTCCGCTGCTCGACGACGCCGGAGACGGCGAGTCACGTGACGTCACCTGGGACGACACGGCGCACCGCGAGTTGAATGACCCCCACAGACCAAGTTCAATATACCGGCGAGGAAAGATACGACCCGCGGACCTGACTCCGCGACACATAGTTCCTTCGTTCCTTCGCTCCTCGTTTCGTCCGCGTATCGTCCGCGTCTCCTCCATCCGCGTTTCGCGCGTTTCGTTAACTCGCTTGTATTCGGATCGTTTCGAACGCGCTCGGCTTTTCTCGAATCCGTCGATTCGCATTCGGCGACTGCTTCTGCGGCTTTCAGCAGGCTTCGAATAACAGCTCGGAATCTTACTTATTTTCCCTTATATTATacttattttaaaagtaaaattcagAAATTCACGGACAGTCTACCGTTGAACCGAAGGGAATTTAAGCAGGTTCCTCGGCGACGATCGGGCTGGATAAAAAGTCGCATTTATTTCGGGCGAAACGCATCACTATCGGTCtgtttttattcatttagCCGGTGAGGAAGTTAAAATTAGTCGTCGCGACGAACATACGATCCGGGGAGTCAGTGACTCCTTGTTGCGAATGTTGTTCGCGTTGCAGCAAAGAAATCAGTTA is a window encoding:
- the LOC114874922 gene encoding FUN14 domain-containing protein 1A-like isoform X1, which produces MPKLHKNTLKSKGTKLFKRIKMSLPATKKSKNDANKEESSIDISKEAKGIIDKILGDVSKTSATKQIIIGTASGWLTGFVTMKVGKIAAVAVGGGIIMLQIAAHQGYIRINWDKIQKKAEKLTDKVEEKVTGEGPKLLDKVERYVDKKLDKAEQLLKNGESRTRRWYYSMTGDKSLQISELHFFLASFVTGLAVSVAILN
- the LOC114874922 gene encoding FUN14 domain-containing protein 1A-like isoform X2 — encoded protein: MSLPATKKSKNDANKEESSIDISKEAKGIIDKILGDVSKTSATKQIIIGTASGWLTGFVTMKVGKIAAVAVGGGIIMLQIAAHQGYIRINWDKIQKKAEKLTDKVEEKVTGEGPKLLDKVERYVDKKLDKAEQLLKNGESRTRRWYYSMTGDKSLQISELHFFLASFVTGLAVSVAILN
- the LOC114874922 gene encoding FUN14 domain-containing protein 1A-like isoform X3: MPKLHKNTLKSKGTKLFKRIKMSLPATKKSKNDANKEESSIDISKEAKGIIDKILGDVSKTSATKQIIIGTASGWLTGFVTMKVGKIAAVAVGGGIIMLQIAAHQGYIRINWDKIQKKAEKLTDKVEEKVTGEGPKLLDKVGKWSKYNSFVATSFIGGFIIGLAS